The window ATTCCGGATTGAATGCGATGATGACTGCTAAAGTTCATATTATGTTAAAGAAAGGTATTCTTGACCCCCAGGGCAAGACGATTCATCACGCACTGGAAAATTTAGGCATTGATCAAATCGAAGAAGTCCGAATGGGGAAGTTG is drawn from candidate division KSB1 bacterium and contains these coding sequences:
- the purS gene encoding phosphoribosylformylglycinamidine synthase subunit PurS; translated protein: MTAKVHIMLKKGILDPQGKTIHHALENLGIDQIEEVRMGKLIQLQLGDVPEDEAENIARQACTKLLANPVIEDFRIELV